In a single window of the Renibacterium salmoninarum ATCC 33209 genome:
- a CDS encoding MFS transporter, producing MTSILAPSALAEPTRKVTGRWITLFAVAWFGIWMAQLAPVQLLLPAQIQDILQTSEWVTNVVTFGIISGIAGVCALIAYPLTGALSDRTTSRFGRRRPWIAVGTLVFAIGLLLLSFQQSMVGVGIFWSISLIGFCILTAALTACISDQVPVNQRGFVSGWMSAPQAVGVIVGLVLVTALFVDTIAGYAAMAVLLVIFVAPFLILMPDARLDKGILPPLTMRTLIEGFWISPRVYADFGWTLLSRILVNVGNALGTSLLLFFLEFGLKMDDAQD from the coding sequence ATGACAAGCATCTTGGCACCTTCGGCATTGGCTGAGCCAACCCGAAAGGTCACCGGTCGGTGGATTACGCTCTTCGCTGTCGCCTGGTTCGGTATTTGGATGGCACAGCTCGCGCCAGTTCAGCTTCTGCTGCCGGCACAGATTCAAGACATTTTGCAGACCTCGGAATGGGTCACCAATGTCGTTACCTTTGGCATCATCTCGGGCATTGCCGGCGTCTGCGCCTTGATCGCTTACCCGCTCACCGGGGCACTCTCGGATCGGACCACGTCCCGGTTCGGCCGGCGTCGGCCCTGGATCGCCGTCGGAACATTGGTATTTGCCATCGGATTGCTGCTGCTGTCTTTCCAACAATCGATGGTCGGCGTTGGAATCTTTTGGAGCATTTCGCTCATAGGTTTCTGCATCTTGACTGCCGCGTTGACTGCTTGCATCTCGGATCAAGTTCCAGTGAACCAACGCGGTTTCGTTTCCGGCTGGATGTCCGCGCCGCAAGCCGTTGGCGTGATTGTTGGCTTGGTCTTGGTCACCGCACTTTTTGTCGACACGATCGCTGGCTATGCCGCAATGGCCGTACTACTAGTTATTTTCGTTGCCCCGTTCCTTATCTTGATGCCGGACGCAAGATTAGACAAAGGAATTTTGCCCCCGCTGACCATGCGAACTCTTATTGAAGGGTTCTGGATCAGTCCACGCGTCTATGCGGATTTCGGCTGGACATTATTGAGCCGAATCTTAGTCAATGTAGGCAATGCACTGGGTACCAGTCTGCTGCTGTTCTTTCTGGAATTCGGCCTCAAAATGGACGATGCCCAGGATTAA
- a CDS encoding MFS transporter, with protein sequence MTLVYKVFVIIASLLLGRLSDKSGRRKPYVFASALIQAVAALLLAFVPVFGVALVAAALLGFGYGCFLSVDQALATQVLPDPATRGKDLGIMNIATSVPQALGPLIGAGAVAAFNGFTGLFVLAGLCTLLGAIAVSRVKSVA encoded by the coding sequence TTGACCTTGGTTTACAAGGTCTTTGTCATCATTGCCTCGCTACTCTTGGGACGGTTGTCAGACAAATCTGGGCGCCGGAAGCCATATGTGTTTGCCTCAGCGTTGATTCAGGCGGTGGCGGCGCTCTTGCTTGCTTTCGTGCCAGTTTTCGGCGTCGCTCTCGTCGCAGCCGCGCTGCTTGGCTTCGGTTACGGCTGCTTCCTCTCCGTCGATCAAGCCTTGGCCACCCAAGTGCTACCCGATCCAGCTACTAGAGGAAAGGACCTTGGCATCATGAACATTGCAACGTCAGTGCCACAAGCACTGGGTCCCTTGATTGGCGCTGGTGCAGTTGCCGCATTCAACGGATTTACTGGGCTATTTGTGCTAGCCGGCCTCTGCACCTTATTAGGCGCCATAGCGGTCAGCCGGGTTAAATCCGTAGCTTAA